Proteins encoded together in one Impatiens glandulifera chromosome 1, dImpGla2.1, whole genome shotgun sequence window:
- the LOC124919409 gene encoding metal-nicotianamine transporter YSL3-like, translating into MEEVNQIERNSSEEVEIKRIPPWKKQITVRGIIASLLIGIMYSVIVMKLNLTTGLVPNLNVSAALLAFVFIRTWTKLLEKAGFVSKPFTRQENTIIQTCAVACYSISVGGGFGSFLLGLNKRTYEQAGVQTEGNVLDSYKEPGLGWMTAFLFVVSFVGLLALVPLRKIMIIDYKLSYPSGTATAVLINGFHTPKGDDMAKKQVHGFMKFFCISFVWNFFQWFYTGGDGCGFSNFPTFGLKAWEQSFYFDFSATYVGAGMICSHLVNLSLLFGAILSWGIMWPLIRMQNGNWFPSSLPQSSMKSLNGYKVFISIALILGDGLYNFLKILFFTGRSMYEKLKKRTPKPDEVDNNNKPLDEDDEQRNELFVREAIPMWVACVGYFAFSIVSVVVIPLMFPALKWYYVVVAYTIAPSLSFCNAYGAGLTDMNMAYNYGKVALFILAALIGKDSGGVVAGLIGCGLIKSIVSISSDLMHDFKTGHLTLTSPRSMLLSQAIGTAIGCVVAPLTFFLFYKAFDVGNPEGEYKAPYALVYRNMAILGVEGFSALPRHCLQLCYGFFAFAISANLFRDLSPKRIGEWVPLPMAMAVPFLVGAYFAIDMCVGSLIVFVSHKVNSTKATLILPAVASGLICGDGLWILPSSILALAGVKPPICMSFLAKKAV; encoded by the exons ATGGAGGAGGTGAACCAGATTGAGAGAAATAGTTCAGAAGAGGTTGAAATTAAAAGAATTCCTCCATGGAAGAAACAGATTACAGTTCGGGGAATCATTGCAAGTTTATTGATAGGAATTATGTATAGTGTTATAGTGATGAAGCTCAATCTAACGACTGGACTTGTACCCAATCTAAATGTTTCTGCTGCTCTTCTTGCGTTTGTTTTCATCCGAACGTGGACTAAGTTGCTTGAAAAAGCTGGTTTTGTCTCTAAACCTTTCACCAGACAGGAGAATACGATAATTCAAACGTGTGCGGTTGCTTGTTATAGTATTTCTGTTGGAG GTGGGTTTGGTTCTTTTTTGCTTGGTTTGAATAAGAGAACTTATGAACAGGCTGGTGTTCAAACAGAGGGGAATGTTTTAGACAGTTATAAGGAACCTGGTTTAGGTTGGATGACTGCTTTTCTGTTTGTTGTTAGCTTTGTTGGTCTCTTGGCTCTGGTTCCTCTTAGAAAG ATTATGATAATTGATTATAAGTTGTCTTACCCAAGTGGAACTGCCACCGCGGTTCTGATCAACGGTTTCCATACTCCAAAAGGAGATGACATGGCCAA gaAGCAGGTTCATGGGTTCATGAAATTCTTCTGCATTAGTTTTGTTTGGAATTTTTTTCAGTGGTTTTACACGGGTGGGGATGGTTGTGGGTTCTCTAACTTCCCTACGTTCGGGCTGAAAGCTTGGGAGCAATC ATTCTACTTCGATTTCAGCGCGACTTATGTCGGGGCAGGAATGATATGTTCCCATCTTGTGAACTTATCGTTACTTTTCGGAGCAATTTTGTCTTGGGGAATTATGTGGCCATTGATAAGAATGCAGAATGGAaactggtttccttcttctttacCTCAAAGCAGTATGAAAAGCTTGAATGGCTATAAA GTTTTCATTTCTATTGCTCTGATCTTAGGTGATGGTCTCTACAATTTTCTTAAGATATTGTTTTTCACTGGTAGAAGTATGTAtgaaaaattgaagaaaaggaCTCCCAAACCAG ATGAAGTTGACAACAATAACAAACCAttggatgaagatgatgaacaaAGAAACGAATTGTTCGTTAGAGAAGCCATTCCAATGTGGGTAGCATGCGTAGGATATTTCGCTTTCTCCATCGTTTCGGTGGTGGTTATACCACTCATGTTCCCCGCCCTCAAATGGTACTACGTGGTAGTCGCCTACACGATCGCGCCATCTCTCAGCTTTTGCAACGCCTACGGAGCGGGTCTAACCGACATGAACATGGCCTACAACTACGGTAAAGTCGCGCTCTTCATTCTCGCAGCTCTAATTGGAAAAGATTCAGGTGGAGTAGTGGCTGGTCTAATCGGTTGTGGTCTCATCAAATCAATCGTCTCGATTTCCTCCGACCTAATGCATGATTTCAAGACCGGTCATCTCACGCTCACTTCTCCAAGATCAATGCTCTTAAGCCAAGCTATCGGAACTGCCATCGGTTGTGTCGTGGCTCCTCTCACGTTTTTCCTCTTTTACAAGGCTTTTGATGTCGGGAATCCAGAAGGGGAATATAAGGCGCCTTACGCGCTCGTGTATAGGAACATGGCTATTCTAGGTGTCGAAGGGTTCTCGGCTCTTCCACGTCATTGTTTGCAGCTTTGTTATGGTTTCTTTGCTTTCGCTATATCGGCCAACTTGTTTAGAGACTTGTCGCCTAAGAGAATCGGGGAATGGGTCCCGCTTCCGATGGCGATGGCGGTTCCGTTCCTTGTGGGGGCGTATTTCGCGATTGATATGTGTGTGGGGAGTTTGATCGTGTTTGTTTCGCATAAGGTTAATAGTACGAAAGCAACTCTTATACTTCCTGCGGTTGCCTCTGGATTGATATGTGGTGACGGGTTGTGGATCTTGCCTTCTTCTATACTTGCATTGGCCGGGGTTAAGCCTCCAATTTGCATGAGTTTCTTGGCTAAGAAGGCGGTTTGA